The Cyanobacteria bacterium GSL.Bin1 DNA window CTTATCTCTTACTCAGTTGTGCGCCCGTAGAAGGTCGTGTTAGTGGAATTGTAGATATTCCGAATGTCTGCTGTACCGTTGCCATTCCCACCGAGATTTTTGATCAAGATATTGTACCAGTATAGAGGAGATGAAACTGAATGCCGTTATATGAGTTTGAATGTGAGACTTGCGGTGTTTTTGAAGCGTGGCGTACCATTGCGCTTCGAGATTCTGCCCCGAATTGTCCCACTTGTGATGGGAAAAGCCAACGCATTTTTTCGGTTCCCCACTTTAATCTCAGTTCTGGTGGCGCTTTCTTGAAAGCCAGACAAACCAGTGAACCGAAATTAGAAAAACGAGAGAAAGAACCCTCGCAACCCAGCTACCAAAGCCATAAGCGCGTAGAGCTTGGCTCGTGTCGAAGACATCGGCCTTGGATGATTGGTCATTAGTAGTACGTACGGTTAATGCCCTCAAACGATTAAGGTTGGGGGCTAAAATCAATCAAATTAGAAACTGTTTAAGATCTGATCTCAATCATTCAGAATTGAACGTAGAGGGTCAAAACTATAACGAATTAACCCGGTCTGATTTTCCCGCT harbors:
- a CDS encoding zinc ribbon domain-containing protein; protein product: MPLYEFECETCGVFEAWRTIALRDSAPNCPTCDGKSQRIFSVPHFNLSSGGAFLKARQTSEPKLEKREKEPSQPSYQSHKRVELGSCRRHRPWMIGH